The Amycolatopsis coloradensis sequence GTGCTCGGCCATCTCGCCGATCTCGTGGCCGCCGAGTCGGTCGACGTCGTGCTCGTGTCCGGCGACATCTACGACCGCGCGGTGCCCTCGGCGGAGGCCGTCCGCGTGGCCACGACCGCGCTGGGCAGGATCCGTCAGGCCGGCGCGGCACTGGTGATGACACCGGGCAACCACGACTCCGCGCCGCGGCTGGGCGCGTTCGCCGAGTTCGCCGCGGCGGGCGGGCTGCACCTGCGCGCCACGATCGACGGGCTCGCCGAGCCGGTGCTGCTGTCCGACGAGCACGGCGAGGTCGCGCTCTACGGGATCCCGTATCTCGAACCGGAGCCCGCGCGTCACGCCCTTGGCGTACCCGAGGCCCGCGGCCACACCGGCGTCCTCACCGAGGCGATGCGGCGGGTCCGCGCGGATCTCGCCGGGCGGCCGCCCGGAACGCGGTCGGTGGTGCTCGCGCACGCCTTCGTCACCGGCGGCGAACCGACCGAATCCGAGCGGACCATCGCGGTCGGCGGCGTCGAGCAGGTGCCGGGTTCGGTGTTCGACGGCGTCGACTACGTCGCACTCGGCCACCTCCACGGCCCGCAGACCCTCGCCGAGCACCTGCGTTATTCGGGCAGCCCGCTGGCGTACTCGTTTTCCGAGACGCGCCAGCGGAAATCGGTCTGGCTGGTGGAACTCGGCGCCGAGGGGCTCGCCGAGGTCCGGCGCCACGAACTACCGGTGCCGCGCCACCTCGCGATGCTGCGGGGCGAGCTGGCGGATCTCCTTTCCGATCCGGAGCACGACGGCCTCACCGAACACTTCCTCTCCTTCACGGTCACCGACCGGGTCCGCCCGATCGACGCCATGCGCAAGCTGCGTGAGCGGTTTCCCTACGCGGTGCACATGGACTGGCAGCCGGAAGGCGGGCACGACGGTGCCGCGCTGAAGTACGCCGAAGCCGTCCGCGGGCGATCCGACGTCGAGATCAC is a genomic window containing:
- a CDS encoding exonuclease SbcCD subunit D; this encodes MKLLHTSDWHIGRTFHGADLLAEQETVLGHLADLVAAESVDVVLVSGDIYDRAVPSAEAVRVATTALGRIRQAGAALVMTPGNHDSAPRLGAFAEFAAAGGLHLRATIDGLAEPVLLSDEHGEVALYGIPYLEPEPARHALGVPEARGHTGVLTEAMRRVRADLAGRPPGTRSVVLAHAFVTGGEPTESERTIAVGGVEQVPGSVFDGVDYVALGHLHGPQTLAEHLRYSGSPLAYSFSETRQRKSVWLVELGAEGLAEVRRHELPVPRHLAMLRGELADLLSDPEHDGLTEHFLSFTVTDRVRPIDAMRKLRERFPYAVHMDWQPEGGHDGAALKYAEAVRGRSDVEITRSFLEDCRGSAPSESEERLVLAALGAAGREREV